One region of Pseudomonas glycinae genomic DNA includes:
- a CDS encoding transporter substrate-binding domain-containing protein codes for MKTAKALFALPLISLALLAGCNKTEEPAKPKVASESTAPAGYLDKIKARDKLIVGVFTDKPPFGFVNEAGRYVGFDTDIGRQFAKDLLGDENKVEFVAVEPASRIPFLQSDKVDLILANMTVTPERKEAVEFTNPNLKVAVQALVPQSSDVKKLDDLATRTTIVTTGTTADIWLTKNHPDWKLLKFEKNSESLQALANGRGDAYAQDNLVLFSWAKQNPGYRVLDEKLGAEAPIAPAVKKGNIELRDWVNAELAKLGEEKYLLKLYDQYVRKELSDDTKPESVIVEGGKWQG; via the coding sequence CCCAAAGTCGCCAGCGAAAGCACCGCACCGGCCGGTTACCTGGACAAGATCAAGGCCCGCGACAAGCTGATCGTCGGCGTATTCACCGACAAGCCGCCGTTCGGTTTCGTCAACGAAGCGGGGCGCTACGTCGGCTTCGATACCGACATCGGCCGTCAATTCGCCAAGGATCTGCTGGGCGATGAAAACAAGGTCGAGTTCGTGGCCGTGGAACCGGCGAGTCGCATTCCGTTCCTGCAAAGCGACAAGGTCGACCTGATCCTCGCTAACATGACCGTGACCCCGGAGCGCAAGGAAGCGGTGGAATTCACCAACCCGAACCTCAAGGTCGCGGTGCAGGCGCTGGTGCCGCAGAGCAGTGATGTGAAAAAGCTCGATGATCTGGCAACCCGCACCACCATCGTCACCACTGGCACCACCGCCGATATCTGGCTGACCAAGAACCACCCGGACTGGAAACTGCTGAAGTTCGAGAAAAACTCCGAGTCCCTGCAAGCCCTGGCCAACGGCCGTGGCGATGCCTACGCGCAGGACAATCTGGTGCTGTTCAGCTGGGCCAAGCAAAACCCGGGCTACCGCGTGCTGGACGAAAAACTTGGCGCCGAAGCGCCGATTGCACCGGCGGTGAAGAAGGGCAATATCGAATTGCGCGATTGGGTGAATGCGGAATTGGCCAAGCTGGGGGAAGAGAAATATCTGCTCAAGCTGTATGACCAATATGTGCGTAAAGAGCTGAGCGATGACACCAAGCCTGAGAGCGTGATTGTCGAAGGCGGAAAGTGGCAGGGTTAA
- a CDS encoding class I SAM-dependent methyltransferase, which yields MKQTPTDLEQITSTTLSHYNAVAEDFREGTRDHDVSQNIDALLRHIQGTAPFSILDFGCGPGRDLQTFTRMGHVTVGLDGAEKFAQMAREDSGCEVWCQDFLKLDLPDERFDGIFANAVLFHVPLQELPRVLKQLHGTLKPGGVLFSSNPRGDNREGWNGPRYGSYHDLEAWRGLLTAAGFVELEHYYRPAGLPREQQPWLASVWRKAV from the coding sequence ATGAAACAGACCCCCACCGATCTTGAGCAGATCACTTCGACCACCCTCAGCCACTACAACGCGGTGGCCGAAGATTTTCGTGAAGGCACCCGCGATCACGATGTCAGCCAGAACATCGACGCCCTGTTGCGGCACATCCAGGGTACGGCGCCGTTTTCCATCCTCGATTTCGGCTGCGGGCCGGGGCGGGACTTACAGACATTTACCCGGATGGGACACGTCACCGTCGGCCTCGACGGTGCGGAAAAATTCGCGCAGATGGCTCGCGAGGACAGTGGTTGCGAGGTGTGGTGTCAGGACTTTCTGAAGCTGGATCTGCCGGACGAACGCTTCGACGGGATCTTCGCCAACGCAGTGCTGTTTCATGTGCCGTTGCAGGAATTGCCTCGGGTCTTGAAGCAACTGCACGGGACATTGAAACCGGGCGGCGTGCTGTTCAGTTCCAATCCGCGTGGGGATAACCGTGAGGGCTGGAACGGGCCGCGTTATGGCTCGTATCACGATCTGGAGGCCTGGCGCGGATTGTTGACCGCTGCCGGGTTCGTCGAGCTGGAACATTACTACCGGCCGGCGGGGCTGCCGCGTGAGCAGCAGCCCTGGCTGGCGAGTGTCTGGCGCAAAGCCGTGTAG
- a CDS encoding AAA family ATPase, with amino-acid sequence MLKTLAVANYRSINKLVIPLGRLNLITGPNGSGKSNLYRALRLLAETAQGGVVNALAREGGLDSTFWAGPETISRRMRNGEVPIQSTVRQGVKRLRLGFAGEDFSYSIALGLPEPSLSYFSLDPEIKKECIWAGPLYRPASLLVDRDGPMIRAREGRGWDVLAQYTPNFDSLFDQVGSLRTSPEVFQMREFIRRWRFYDHFRSDADAPVRQPQLGTRTPVLHHDGRDLAAALQTIREIGDPEALQAAISDAFPGARLNIAPMAGGRFAIEFFQEGLLRPLSAAELSDGTLRYLLLVAALLTPRPPSLMVLNEPETSLHPDLLPALARLIIRVSEQCQVWVVSHARRLISALQEDPECNCIVLEKTLGQTGIVGQRVLDEPAWNWPD; translated from the coding sequence ATGCTCAAGACCCTCGCGGTGGCCAATTACCGCTCGATCAATAAATTGGTGATTCCGCTGGGCCGTCTGAACCTGATCACCGGCCCCAACGGCAGCGGCAAGTCCAACCTGTACCGGGCGCTGCGGCTGCTGGCGGAAACCGCTCAGGGCGGCGTGGTCAATGCGCTGGCCCGTGAGGGCGGGCTCGACTCGACCTTCTGGGCCGGGCCGGAAACCATCAGCCGGCGCATGCGCAACGGTGAAGTGCCGATCCAGTCCACCGTGCGCCAGGGCGTCAAACGCCTGCGCCTGGGCTTTGCCGGGGAGGATTTCAGCTATTCGATCGCCCTGGGATTACCTGAGCCGAGCCTCTCGTACTTTTCCCTCGACCCGGAAATCAAAAAGGAATGCATCTGGGCCGGGCCGCTTTATCGTCCGGCCAGCCTGCTGGTGGATCGCGACGGGCCGATGATCCGTGCCCGTGAAGGTCGTGGTTGGGATGTTCTGGCGCAATACACGCCGAACTTCGACAGCCTGTTCGATCAGGTCGGCAGCCTGCGCACCTCGCCGGAGGTGTTCCAGATGCGCGAGTTCATCCGCCGCTGGCGCTTCTACGATCACTTTCGCAGCGACGCCGACGCACCGGTGCGCCAGCCGCAACTGGGCACGCGCACGCCGGTGCTGCATCACGACGGGCGCGATCTGGCGGCGGCGTTGCAGACCATCCGCGAGATCGGCGATCCCGAGGCGCTGCAGGCGGCGATCAGTGATGCGTTTCCCGGCGCACGGCTGAACATTGCACCGATGGCGGGCGGACGCTTCGCTATCGAGTTCTTTCAGGAAGGGTTGCTGCGGCCGTTGTCGGCGGCCGAATTGTCGGACGGCACGTTGCGCTATCTGCTGCTGGTCGCGGCGCTGCTGACGCCACGCCCGCCATCGCTGATGGTGCTGAACGAACCGGAAACCAGCCTGCATCCAGACCTGCTGCCGGCGCTGGCGCGCTTGATCATCCGGGTGTCGGAGCAGTGTCAGGTGTGGGTGGTGTCCCATGCGCGGCGGTTGATTTCGGCGTTGCAGGAGGACCCGGAATGCAATTGCATCGTGCTGGAAAAAACCCTCGGCCAGACCGGGATCGTCGGGCAGAGGGTTCTGGATGAGCCGGCGTGGAATTGGCCTGATTAA
- a CDS encoding efflux RND transporter periplasmic adaptor subunit, translating into MKRLGLLSIGLLLAACSKSEPPPEPVRPVLSVKVEALSEENLGRFAGSIQARYESNTGFRVGGRIASRNVDVGTEVQKGTLLATLDPTDQQNQLRSAQGDLARVQAQLINAQANARRQQALFDRGVGAQAQLDIAMTDLKTTQASLDQARAAVNQSKDQLDYTQLRSDHKAVVTAWNAEAGQVVTAGQQVVTLAQPDIKEAVIDLPDTLVNEIPPDVVFLVAGQLDPSINTTATLREIEPQAQSATRTRRARLTLADTPDGFRLGTAISVTLSSAIKPRIELPATALQEADGKQRIWVIDTQSKTVNPRDVSVISRTDSSVVLAGGVKNGERVVSAGVNSLKPGQSVKLDEDSQ; encoded by the coding sequence ATGAAGCGTCTGGGGCTGTTATCCATTGGCCTGTTGCTGGCCGCCTGTTCGAAAAGCGAGCCGCCGCCGGAGCCGGTACGGCCGGTGTTGTCGGTCAAGGTCGAAGCGTTGAGCGAGGAAAACCTCGGGCGTTTCGCCGGCAGCATTCAGGCACGCTATGAAAGCAACACCGGTTTTCGTGTCGGCGGGCGCATTGCCAGCCGCAACGTCGATGTCGGTACCGAGGTGCAAAAGGGCACGCTGCTCGCTACGCTCGATCCGACCGATCAGCAGAACCAGCTGCGTTCGGCCCAGGGCGATCTGGCGAGGGTTCAGGCACAACTGATCAACGCCCAGGCCAACGCCCGCCGTCAGCAAGCGCTGTTCGACCGGGGCGTGGGTGCGCAGGCGCAACTGGACATTGCCATGACGGACCTGAAAACCACCCAGGCCTCGCTGGATCAGGCTCGCGCGGCGGTCAATCAAAGCAAGGACCAACTCGATTACACCCAACTGCGCTCCGATCACAAAGCCGTGGTCACCGCGTGGAACGCCGAGGCCGGGCAAGTGGTGACGGCGGGCCAGCAAGTGGTGACTTTGGCGCAACCGGACATCAAGGAAGCGGTGATCGATCTGCCGGACACCCTGGTCAATGAGATACCTCCTGACGTGGTGTTTCTGGTGGCCGGGCAACTCGACCCGAGCATCAACACCACGGCCACCCTGCGCGAGATCGAACCCCAGGCCCAGAGTGCCACGCGCACCCGCCGTGCACGGTTGACCCTGGCCGATACGCCTGACGGCTTTCGCCTCGGCACGGCGATCAGCGTCACCCTCAGCTCGGCGATCAAACCGCGTATCGAATTGCCAGCTACGGCGTTGCAGGAGGCCGATGGCAAACAGCGGATCTGGGTCATCGACACCCAAAGCAAAACCGTCAACCCGCGCGACGTCAGCGTGATCAGCCGCACCGACAGCAGCGTTGTACTTGCGGGTGGCGTGAAGAACGGCGAGCGCGTGGTCAGCGCCGGCGTCAACAGTCTCAAACCCGGACAATCCGTGAAACTTGACGAGGACAGTCAATGA
- a CDS encoding methionine ABC transporter permease: MWFDRLLQGFIDTFLMVGVSSLIALLAGIPMAVILVTSDKGGIYEAPVLNRALGAFVNLFRSIPFLILMVALIPFTRLIVGTTYGVWAAVVPLTIAATPFFARIAEVSLREVDYGLIEAAQAMGCRRWHIVWHVLLPEALPGIVGGFTITLVTMINSSAMAGAIGAGGLGDIAYRYGYQRFDSQIMLTVIVLLVALVALIQLGGDRLARGLNKR, encoded by the coding sequence ATGTGGTTTGATCGCTTGCTGCAGGGTTTCATCGACACGTTTCTGATGGTCGGCGTGTCCTCGCTGATCGCATTGCTGGCGGGTATTCCGATGGCGGTGATTCTGGTCACCAGCGACAAGGGCGGGATCTACGAAGCGCCGGTTCTTAACCGTGCGCTGGGTGCCTTCGTGAACCTGTTTCGTTCGATCCCGTTCCTGATTCTGATGGTCGCGCTGATCCCGTTCACCCGGCTGATCGTCGGCACCACCTACGGCGTGTGGGCGGCCGTCGTACCGCTGACCATCGCGGCCACACCGTTCTTTGCGCGAATCGCCGAGGTGAGTCTGCGTGAAGTCGACTACGGCCTGATCGAGGCCGCGCAAGCCATGGGCTGCCGGCGCTGGCACATCGTCTGGCACGTGCTGTTGCCCGAGGCCCTGCCGGGGATTGTGGGCGGGTTCACCATCACCCTGGTGACGATGATCAACTCATCGGCCATGGCCGGAGCGATTGGCGCCGGCGGTCTGGGTGACATCGCCTATCGTTACGGCTATCAGCGCTTCGACAGCCAGATCATGCTGACCGTCATCGTACTGTTGGTGGCGCTGGTAGCGCTGATTCAGCTGGGTGGAGATCGTCTGGCACGGGGGCTGAACAAGCGCTGA
- a CDS encoding efflux RND transporter periplasmic adaptor subunit produces the protein MASPGLKTAVMLSLFALLSACGEKKAPAQYLPRVFVQEVNPANYAAAVTLTGDVQARVQTELSFRVGGKIIQRMVDVGDRVSAKQVLAKLDPKDLQTNVDSAQAQVVAEQARVKQSAAAFVRQQKLLPKGYTSQSEYDSAQAALRSSQSALSAAQAQLANAKDQLSYTALIADAPGVITERQAEVGQVVQATAPIFSLARDGDRDAVFAVYESLLAERPAERSIVVSLLDNPAIKTTGTVREITPAVSAQSGTVQVKVSLDSLPPGMQLGSVVSATAKGTGKSAVELPWSALTKNVSDPAVWMVDEKGEAQLHNVTVSRYLIGKVIISEGLKGGEKVIVAGGQLLHPGMKVEIAENTYKDLQPGAQP, from the coding sequence ATGGCGAGTCCCGGATTGAAAACAGCGGTCATGCTCAGTCTGTTCGCTTTATTGAGCGCCTGCGGCGAGAAAAAGGCCCCTGCGCAATACCTGCCCCGGGTCTTCGTGCAGGAGGTGAACCCCGCCAATTACGCCGCCGCCGTGACCCTCACCGGCGATGTGCAGGCCCGCGTGCAGACCGAACTGTCGTTCCGGGTCGGCGGCAAGATCATCCAGCGCATGGTCGATGTCGGTGACCGTGTCTCGGCCAAACAAGTGCTGGCCAAGCTCGATCCGAAGGATTTGCAGACCAACGTCGATTCCGCCCAGGCTCAGGTAGTGGCCGAGCAGGCGCGGGTCAAACAGAGCGCCGCCGCGTTCGTCCGCCAGCAGAAACTGTTGCCCAAGGGCTACACCAGCCAGAGCGAATACGATTCCGCGCAGGCTGCATTGCGCAGCAGCCAGAGTGCCTTGAGTGCCGCGCAGGCGCAGTTGGCCAATGCCAAGGATCAATTGAGCTATACCGCGCTGATCGCCGATGCGCCGGGCGTCATCACCGAGCGTCAGGCCGAAGTCGGCCAGGTGGTTCAGGCCACGGCACCGATTTTCAGCCTGGCCCGGGACGGCGACCGCGACGCCGTGTTCGCCGTTTACGAATCCCTGCTGGCCGAACGGCCGGCGGAGCGTTCGATTGTCGTCAGCCTGCTCGACAACCCCGCCATCAAGACCACCGGCACCGTGCGCGAAATCACCCCGGCGGTGTCCGCGCAGTCCGGCACGGTGCAGGTCAAGGTCAGCCTCGACAGCCTGCCGCCGGGAATGCAACTGGGCTCGGTGGTGAGCGCCACGGCCAAGGGTACCGGCAAATCGGCCGTTGAATTGCCGTGGTCGGCGCTGACCAAGAACGTCAGCGATCCGGCGGTGTGGATGGTCGACGAAAAAGGTGAAGCGCAGTTGCACAACGTCACCGTCAGCCGCTACCTGATCGGCAAGGTCATCATCAGCGAGGGCCTCAAGGGCGGGGAAAAAGTCATTGTCGCGGGTGGGCAGTTGCTGCATCCGGGCATGAAGGTCGAAATTGCCGAAAACACCTACAAGGATCTGCAGCCGGGAGCACAGCCATGA
- a CDS encoding efflux RND transporter permease subunit, translating to MKGSFNLSEWALKHQSFVWYLMFVALLMGVFSYFNLGREEDPSFTIKTMVIQTKWPGATQEETLKQVTDRIEKKLEELDSLDYVKSYTRPGESTVYVYLRDTTSAKDIPEIWYQVRKKIDDIRGQFPQGIQGPGFNDEFGDVFGSVYAFTADGLTMRQLRDYVEQARAEIRNVPGLGKIEMIGQQDEVIYLNFSTRKLAALGIDQRQVVQSLQSQNAVTPAGVIEAGPERISVRTSGQFASEKDLAEVNLKLNDRFYRLADIADITRGYTDPATPEFRFDGKPAIGLAIAMQKGGNVQEFGKALHKRIDELTADLPVGVGVHTVSDQAVVVEEAVGGFTSALFEAVVIVLVVSFISLGVRAGLVVACSIPLVLAMVFVFMEYSGITMQRISLGALIIALGLLVDDAMITVEMMVTRLEMGESKEEAATFAYTSTAFPMLTGTLVTVAGFVPIGLNASSAGEYTYTLFAVIAVAMIVSWIVAVFFAPVIGVHILSTNVKSHEAEPGRVGRAFNGGLLWCMRNRWWAIGITVLLFVLAVFCMRFVQNQFFPSSDRPEILVDLNLPQNASIDETRKAVDKLEATLKGDADIVRWSTYIGQGAIRFYLPLDQQLQNPYYAQLVIVSKDFEAREALSQRLRERLHKDFVGIGSYVQALEMGPPVGRPIQYRISGKDIDQVRKHAIDLATELDKNPHIGEIIYDWNEPGKVLRIDIAQDKARQLGLSSEDVANLMNSIVSGAPLTQVNDDIYLINVVGRAVSSERGTPETLQNLQIVTPNGTSIPLLAFATVRYELEQPLVWRRDRLPTITIKASVRDEIQPTDLVKLLKPSIDAFADKLPVGYKVATGGTVEESGKAQGPIAKVLPLMLFLMATFLMIQLHSVQKLFLVASVAPLGLIGVVLALVPTGTPMGFVAILGILALIGIIIRNSVILVTQIDEFERKGYAPWDAVVEATEHRRRPILLTAAAASMGMIPIAREVFWGPMAYAMIGGIVIATLLTLLFLPALYVAWYKIREPKKEAQ from the coding sequence ATGAAAGGCTCTTTCAATCTCTCCGAATGGGCCCTCAAGCATCAGTCTTTCGTCTGGTATCTGATGTTCGTCGCGTTGCTCATGGGGGTGTTCTCCTACTTCAATCTGGGGCGCGAGGAAGACCCGTCGTTCACCATCAAGACTATGGTGATCCAGACCAAATGGCCGGGCGCGACCCAGGAGGAAACCCTCAAGCAGGTCACCGATCGCATCGAGAAAAAACTCGAAGAACTCGATTCCCTCGACTATGTGAAAAGCTACACGCGCCCCGGCGAATCGACGGTGTACGTGTACCTGCGCGACACCACCAGCGCCAAGGACATTCCGGAAATCTGGTACCAGGTGCGCAAGAAGATCGACGACATTCGCGGGCAGTTTCCTCAGGGGATTCAGGGGCCGGGATTCAACGACGAGTTCGGGGACGTGTTCGGCTCGGTGTACGCCTTCACCGCCGACGGCCTGACCATGCGCCAGTTGCGCGATTACGTGGAACAGGCGCGGGCCGAGATCCGCAATGTGCCGGGGCTGGGCAAGATCGAAATGATCGGCCAGCAGGACGAAGTGATTTACCTGAACTTCTCGACCCGCAAACTGGCGGCGCTGGGCATCGATCAGCGCCAGGTGGTGCAGAGCCTGCAATCGCAGAACGCCGTGACCCCGGCCGGTGTCATCGAGGCGGGGCCCGAGCGGATTTCCGTGCGGACTTCGGGGCAGTTCGCTTCCGAGAAAGACCTGGCCGAGGTCAATCTCAAGCTCAACGACCGCTTCTATCGTCTGGCGGATATCGCCGACATCACTCGTGGTTACACTGATCCGGCGACGCCGGAATTCCGTTTCGACGGCAAACCGGCGATCGGGCTGGCGATTGCCATGCAGAAGGGCGGCAACGTTCAGGAATTCGGCAAGGCCCTGCACAAACGTATCGATGAACTGACCGCGGATCTGCCGGTTGGCGTGGGTGTGCACACGGTGTCCGATCAGGCCGTGGTGGTGGAGGAAGCCGTCGGCGGCTTCACCAGTGCCTTGTTCGAAGCGGTGGTGATCGTGCTGGTGGTCAGCTTCATCAGCCTCGGCGTTCGCGCCGGGCTGGTGGTGGCGTGCTCGATCCCGCTGGTGCTGGCGATGGTGTTCGTGTTCATGGAATACAGCGGCATCACCATGCAGCGGATTTCCCTCGGCGCTCTGATCATTGCCCTCGGCCTGTTGGTGGACGATGCGATGATCACCGTGGAAATGATGGTCACGCGCCTGGAAATGGGCGAGAGCAAGGAGGAGGCGGCGACGTTCGCCTACACCTCGACCGCGTTCCCGATGCTCACCGGTACGCTGGTGACGGTCGCCGGTTTCGTCCCCATCGGTCTCAACGCCAGTTCTGCCGGCGAGTACACCTACACGCTGTTCGCGGTGATTGCCGTGGCGATGATCGTCTCGTGGATTGTGGCGGTTTTTTTCGCCCCGGTGATCGGCGTACATATTCTGAGCACCAACGTGAAATCCCATGAGGCCGAACCGGGGCGCGTTGGCCGTGCATTCAACGGCGGTTTGCTGTGGTGCATGCGCAATCGCTGGTGGGCCATCGGCATCACCGTCCTGTTGTTTGTGCTGGCGGTGTTCTGCATGCGTTTTGTGCAGAATCAGTTCTTCCCGTCTTCGGATCGACCGGAAATTCTGGTCGACCTCAACCTGCCGCAAAACGCCTCGATCGACGAAACCCGCAAGGCCGTCGACAAACTCGAGGCCACGCTCAAGGGCGATGCGGACATCGTGCGCTGGAGCACCTACATCGGTCAGGGTGCGATCCGTTTTTACCTGCCACTCGACCAACAATTGCAGAACCCGTACTACGCGCAACTGGTGATCGTCAGCAAAGACTTCGAAGCCCGCGAGGCCCTGAGTCAGCGCCTGCGCGAACGTCTGCACAAGGACTTCGTCGGCATCGGCAGTTACGTGCAGGCGCTGGAAATGGGGCCGCCGGTGGGGCGCCCGATCCAGTACCGGATCAGCGGCAAGGACATCGACCAAGTGCGCAAGCATGCCATCGACCTGGCGACTGAACTGGACAAGAACCCGCACATCGGCGAGATCATTTACGACTGGAACGAGCCGGGCAAAGTCCTGCGCATCGACATCGCCCAGGACAAGGCGCGCCAGCTCGGGCTGTCGTCCGAAGACGTGGCGAACCTGATGAACAGCATCGTCAGCGGGGCGCCGCTGACCCAGGTCAACGACGACATCTACCTGATCAACGTGGTCGGTCGCGCGGTGAGTTCGGAACGCGGTACGCCGGAAACCCTGCAGAACCTGCAGATCGTCACGCCCAACGGCACGTCGATTCCCTTGCTGGCCTTCGCCACCGTTCGTTATGAGCTGGAACAGCCGCTGGTGTGGCGTCGTGATCGCCTGCCGACCATCACCATCAAGGCGTCGGTGCGTGACGAGATTCAGCCGACCGATCTGGTGAAACTGTTGAAGCCGTCCATCGACGCGTTCGCCGACAAACTGCCCGTTGGCTACAAGGTCGCCACTGGCGGTACGGTCGAGGAGAGTGGCAAGGCCCAAGGGCCGATTGCGAAAGTGCTGCCGTTGATGCTGTTTTTGATGGCGACCTTCCTGATGATCCAGCTGCACAGTGTGCAGAAGCTGTTTCTGGTGGCCAGTGTTGCGCCGCTGGGGTTGATCGGTGTGGTGCTGGCGCTGGTGCCGACCGGTACGCCGATGGGCTTCGTGGCGATCCTCGGGATTCTGGCGTTGATCGGCATCATCATCCGCAACTCGGTGATCCTCGTGACCCAGATCGACGAGTTCGAACGCAAAGGTTACGCGCCTTGGGATGCCGTGGTGGAAGCCACCGAACACCGGCGCCGGCCGATCCTGCTGACCGCCGCCGCGGCGAGCATGGGCATGATCCCGATCGCCCGGGAAGTGTTCTGGGGGCCGATGGCCTACGCGATGATCGGCGGGATCGTGATTGCGACCCTGCTGACGCTGCTGTTTCTGCCGGCGCTATACGTGGCCTGGTACAAGATTCGCGAGCCGAAGAAAGAGGCGCAGTAA
- a CDS encoding methionine ABC transporter ATP-binding protein: MTAAIRRRLDLPEPPALAQRTELHPELNRAHVRFVGLGKTYDGKQGPVAALQGIDLAIQRGEVFGIIGRSGAGKSSLIRTINRLEQPTSGRVLIDQVDIGEYDEDRLVALRRRIGMIFQHFNLMSAKTVWQNVELPLKVAGVPKEQRENKVRELLELVGLQAKHKAYPAQLSGGQKQRVGIARALVHDPDILLCDEATSALDPETTQSILGLLREINRRLGLTIVLITHEMAVIREICDRVVVLEHGRIVEQGPVWEVFGNPQHEVSQTLLAPLQHALPEELQSRLQAQPSSPDASVVLRLQFTGNQQDEPDLAALFAALGGRVKLLQGGVERIQGHALGQLLLAVAGSKLNAEQLRERASQWAQRTEVLGYVV, translated from the coding sequence ATGACCGCGGCCATCCGACGGCGACTGGACCTTCCAGAGCCACCTGCGCTTGCGCAACGCACCGAACTGCATCCGGAACTGAACCGCGCTCATGTGCGTTTCGTCGGGCTCGGCAAAACCTACGACGGCAAACAAGGCCCGGTCGCCGCCCTGCAAGGCATCGACCTGGCGATCCAGCGCGGTGAAGTGTTCGGCATCATCGGTCGCAGCGGCGCCGGCAAGTCGTCGCTGATTCGCACCATCAACCGCCTCGAACAACCGACCTCGGGCCGGGTGCTGATCGATCAGGTGGACATCGGCGAATACGACGAGGACCGCCTCGTCGCCCTGCGACGGCGGATCGGCATGATCTTCCAGCACTTCAACCTGATGTCGGCGAAAACGGTGTGGCAGAACGTCGAACTGCCACTGAAAGTCGCCGGCGTCCCGAAGGAACAGCGGGAGAACAAGGTTCGCGAACTGCTTGAGCTGGTGGGCCTGCAAGCCAAGCACAAGGCGTATCCGGCGCAGCTGTCCGGCGGGCAGAAACAGCGGGTCGGCATCGCCCGCGCGCTGGTGCATGACCCGGATATTTTGCTGTGTGACGAAGCCACCTCGGCTCTCGATCCGGAAACCACCCAGTCAATCCTCGGCCTGCTGCGCGAGATCAACAGACGCCTGGGCCTGACCATCGTGCTGATCACCCACGAGATGGCGGTGATCCGGGAAATCTGCGACCGCGTCGTCGTGCTCGAACACGGCCGCATCGTCGAGCAGGGCCCGGTCTGGGAAGTGTTCGGCAACCCGCAGCACGAAGTCAGCCAGACCTTGCTCGCACCGTTGCAACACGCCTTGCCCGAAGAATTACAAAGCCGTTTGCAGGCACAACCGTCCTCGCCCGATGCGTCAGTTGTGCTGCGTTTGCAGTTCACTGGCAACCAACAGGACGAACCGGATCTGGCCGCGCTGTTCGCCGCGCTCGGTGGCCGGGTGAAATTGCTCCAGGGCGGCGTGGAACGGATTCAGGGCCACGCGCTTGGGCAATTGCTGCTGGCGGTGGCGGGCTCAAAGCTGAACGCCGAGCAATTGCGTGAGCGAGCCAGCCAATGGGCACAACGCACGGAGGTGCTGGGTTATGTGGTTTGA